CTCGTACAAACGTACCCATAATAAACCATACCATTACCTATTCAGTTCCTTTGTCCCCACTCCCTCCACATGCCTTTGTTTTTTCAATTCTCCCTCCATAAATACTCCCCTTTTCCTCCCATTTTTTCCTCACATCCCAATTTATTCTCAAACTACCTATATTTctctttctaaaaaaataaaaccatgGGCCTAAAGAAAACATCAAGCAGCAGCAAACATCAAACAGCAGCTTTGAAACAAATGATCAAAAGGTGTTCTAGCTTTGGAAAAAATGAGAATGGGTTCCCTcatgatgtcccaaaaggacatTTTGTTGTGTATGTTGGAGAAAATAGAAGCAGATATATAATTCCTATTTCTTGGTTAACACATCCTGAGTTTCAAAATTTGCTTCAAAGAGCTGAAGAAGAGTTTGGATTCAGTCATGATATGGGCATTACTATTCCTTGTCATGAACATGATTTCTGCTCACTTATTTCAATGTTCAGATGAAAAAATGttactttttttctctctatgatatgatgatgagaGAGTttaggttattattattattaagtaAATAGTTAAAAAGAGAGTTTTTATTTTAACTGACAAAAGGATGTTATTAGCCCACATAATTATCAACTCTCTTGTGGAGTTTTTGGgttaatttgtatatttggT
The sequence above is a segment of the Solanum dulcamara chromosome 11, daSolDulc1.2, whole genome shotgun sequence genome. Coding sequences within it:
- the LOC129874188 gene encoding protein SMALL AUXIN UP-REGULATED RNA 9-like; translation: MGLKKTSSSSKHQTAALKQMIKRCSSFGKNENGFPHDVPKGHFVVYVGENRSRYIIPISWLTHPEFQNLLQRAEEEFGFSHDMGITIPCHEHDFCSLISMFR